GAGGCGGTCACTCCGCGTTCACCTTTCGGGGAAGAGTGCGTGGCCGTCGGCCGGGCGGGTGCGCCACAGCTCCAGGCCGATGTCGACGAGCCCGACACGGTCGAGGTCCGGCACGGCGTCCAGGGGGTGCCAGGCGGCGAGGTCGGTGGACCCGTCTGTCTCGTGGCGCAGCGCGCCGCCGGTGACGCGTCCCTCGTACACGATCCGCAGTCCGTGGAAGTCGGCGACGGCGCCGAGCCTGCGCGGGTAGCGGCGGCGCAGGGAGTCGACGCCGAGGAGGGCGACGGGGTCGACGACGTAGCCGGTCTCCTCGTCGGCCTCGCGGATCACCGTGTCGTAGGGGTCCTCGCCGTGGTCCATGCCACCGCCGGGCAGCGTCCAGCGTTTGCTGCCGTCGCCGGCGACCCAGCGGGCGAGCAGCACCTGTCCGTCGCGTACGCATACGGCGTAGGCCGCCACCCGGAGTTCTTTGTGCACGGGTTGACGCTAGGCGGTTCCCGCCACTCACGGGGCGTTCCGGGAAACCATGTCCCCTTATACAGCGCCTTGTCCGCCATGGCGTATGGCGGAATTGCGTCACGCCCTGATCACAGCTCGGACAACTCTCCCCAAACACCTGTCACTTACGTAAGGCTGAGCGGTCATCCGGCCCCGGATTCCGGACCTTCCCGGAAACCGGACCGTATCGACCCTCCTTCCCGTCCTTCACGCACAGGGATGCCGATGCCCAGATCCAGTTCCAGCGCCAGACGCGCGCCCCGTCTCGCGATAGCCGTCGGTCTCACCGCCGCGCTCTGCGCGACCGGGGCCGCCCCTCTCGCCTTCGCGGCGGACGAGACGCCCGTGCCCGCCCCCAAGTCCGCGGGCGGCAAGCTCGGGTCGGCCGACGCCGACCTGCTCGCCGACGCCAAGGCGGACGGCGAGAAGACCGTCACGATGATGGTCGCCACCGCGCCCGGCGCCACCGAGCAGGTCGCCGACCAGCTCGACGCCGTCAAGGGCGGCTCGGTCGGCCGCACCTACGACAAGCTCGGCTACGTCCGCGCGACCGTGCCGACCGCCAAGGCCGACGCGGCGATCAAGTCCGCGACGAAGCTGTCGTCCGTGCACGCCATCGACCTGCGGCACGAGATCGAGCTGGACGACCCGACGCCCGCCGCCGACCGTGCCAAGGGCGCGAAGGCCGGGGCGAAGGGCACATACCCGGGTCCGGGCAAGAGGACCCCGGCGGACAATCCGTACAACCCGTCCGCCGAGACCGGCGCCGTCGACTTCGTGAAGAAGCACCGCAAGGCGGACGGCCGCGGCGTCACCATCGGCATCCTGGACTCCGGCGTCGACCTCGGTCACCCGGCGCTGAAGAAGACCACCACCGGCGAGCGCAAGATCACCGACTGGGTGACCGCGACCGACCCGATCGTGGACGCGGACGGCACCTGGCGCCGGATGACCAACCCGGTCACGGGCCCCGTCTTCACCTGGAACGGCGAGACGTGGCAGGCCCCGGCGGGCTCCTTCCAGGTCAACCGATTCCTGGAGTCGGCCACCGCGGGCGGCGACGCCAAGGGCGACATCAACCGGGACGGCGACACCACCGACAGCTGGGGCGTGCTCTACGACCCGGCCGCCGGAACGGTCCGCGTCGACCTGAACAACAACAAGGACTTCACCGACGACAAGCCGATGAAGCCGTACAAGGACGACCACCAGGTCGCCTACTTCGGCAAGGACGACCCGGCGACCGACGTCGTCGAGCGCGTCCCGTTCGTCGTCGAGATCCGCAAGGACGTGCCGACCGACCCGTACGGCGGCGACTGGGTCGGCAAGAAGGCCGACTTCGTCAACATCGGCGTCATCGAGTCCGAGCACGGCACGCACGTCGCGGGCATCACCGCGGCCAACGGCCTGTTCGGCGGCAAGATGAACGGCGCCGCGCCCGGCGCCAAGCTGGTCTCCTCGCGCGCCTGCACCTGGACCGGCGGCTGCACCAACGTCGCGCTGACCGAGGGCATGATCGACCTCGTCACCCACCGTGGCGTCGACATCGTGAACATGTCGATCGGCGGCCTGCCCGCGCTGAACGACGGCAACAACGCGCGCGCCGAGCTCTACACGCGCCTCATCGACACCTACGGCGTCCAGCTGGTGATCTCCGCGGGCAACTCCGGCCCCGGCGCGAACACCATCGGCGACCCCGCTCTGGCCGACAAGGTCATCTCGGTCGGCGCCGCCATCTCCAAGGAGACCTGGGCCGCCAACTACGGCTCCGAGGTCGAGCGCGAGTACGCGATGATGCCGTTCTCCTCGCGCGGCCCGCGTGAGGACGGCGGCTTCGCGCCGATCATCTCGGCGCCCGGCTCGGCCATCAACACCACGCAGACCTGGCTGCCGGGTGCCCCGGTCGCCGAGGCCGGCTACCAGCTCCCGGCCGGCTACTCGATGCTGCAGGGCACCTCGATGGCGTCCCCGCAGGCCGCGGGCGCCTCGGCGCTGCTGCTCTCCGCCGCCAAGCGCGAGAAGATCGAGCTGCCCCCGGCGAAGCTGCGCACCGCGCTGACCTCGACCGCGGACCGCATCCGCGGCGAGCAGGCGTACGCGCAGGGCACCGGCCTCATCAACATCGTGGACGCCTGGGAGGCCATCGAGGACGGCGCCAAGGCCCACGCGTACACGGTGAAGGCCCCGGTCGACACCGCCCTTGAGCAGGAGCTGAAGAAGCCCGGCACCGGCATCTACGACCGTGAGGGCGGCCTGAAGACCGGCCAGAAGCGGACGTACGACGTCACGGTCACCCGCACCTCGGGCCCGGACCGGAACGTCCGCCACGAGCTGGACCTGGTCAACAACCACGAGTCCACCTTCAAGCTGCTCGGCGACGACGAGATCACGCTGCCGCTGAACAAGCCGGTGACCGTCAAGGTCCAGGCGAAGGCCAAGTCGGCCGGTCTGCACAGCGCGATCCTGACGGTCGACGACGAGCGCACCGAAGGCATCGACCAGCAGATCATGTCGACGGTCGTCGTCTCGGCGCCGCTCGCGAAGCCGTCGTACACCTTCTCGGCGTCCGACTCCACGCAGCGCAACACCCCGAAGTCGTACTTCGTGACCGTCCCCAAGGGCGCCAAGTCCCTGGAGGTCTCCCTCGGCGGCCTG
The sequence above is a segment of the Streptomyces sp. Je 1-369 genome. Coding sequences within it:
- a CDS encoding NUDIX hydrolase yields the protein MHKELRVAAYAVCVRDGQVLLARWVAGDGSKRWTLPGGGMDHGEDPYDTVIREADEETGYVVDPVALLGVDSLRRRYPRRLGAVADFHGLRIVYEGRVTGGALRHETDGSTDLAAWHPLDAVPDLDRVGLVDIGLELWRTRPADGHALFPER
- a CDS encoding S8 family serine peptidase → MPRSSSSARRAPRLAIAVGLTAALCATGAAPLAFAADETPVPAPKSAGGKLGSADADLLADAKADGEKTVTMMVATAPGATEQVADQLDAVKGGSVGRTYDKLGYVRATVPTAKADAAIKSATKLSSVHAIDLRHEIELDDPTPAADRAKGAKAGAKGTYPGPGKRTPADNPYNPSAETGAVDFVKKHRKADGRGVTIGILDSGVDLGHPALKKTTTGERKITDWVTATDPIVDADGTWRRMTNPVTGPVFTWNGETWQAPAGSFQVNRFLESATAGGDAKGDINRDGDTTDSWGVLYDPAAGTVRVDLNNNKDFTDDKPMKPYKDDHQVAYFGKDDPATDVVERVPFVVEIRKDVPTDPYGGDWVGKKADFVNIGVIESEHGTHVAGITAANGLFGGKMNGAAPGAKLVSSRACTWTGGCTNVALTEGMIDLVTHRGVDIVNMSIGGLPALNDGNNARAELYTRLIDTYGVQLVISAGNSGPGANTIGDPALADKVISVGAAISKETWAANYGSEVEREYAMMPFSSRGPREDGGFAPIISAPGSAINTTQTWLPGAPVAEAGYQLPAGYSMLQGTSMASPQAAGASALLLSAAKREKIELPPAKLRTALTSTADRIRGEQAYAQGTGLINIVDAWEAIEDGAKAHAYTVKAPVDTALEQELKKPGTGIYDREGGLKTGQKRTYDVTVTRTSGPDRNVRHELDLVNNHESTFKLLGDDEITLPLNKPVTVKVQAKAKSAGLHSAILTVDDERTEGIDQQIMSTVVVSAPLAKPSYTFSASDSTQRNTPKSYFVTVPKGAKSLEVSLGGLKDKSQTRFIAIHPYGVPVDSTSSIVCYPNYENPANTCRPDLRAYAEPQAGVWEIEVESRRTSPLLDNPYKLNVAALGVDFDPAVQTLPEAKVGTPAPVSWKATNNFAAVDGKLKGGSLGSSKSARPSIKQGETQTTEVVVPAGAERLDVAIGSPADIAADLDLAVKKDGAVVGSSAEGDSEESVSLKKPAAGTYTIEVTGYSVPSGTTAYDYRDVFFSGALGQVTVDESKTVKLANGASAQVDAKVEAKAPAAEGRELFGEVSLLNAGGTVAGSGSVKVEKVTP